The following proteins are encoded in a genomic region of Desulfosporosinus youngiae DSM 17734:
- a CDS encoding RecQ family ATP-dependent DNA helicase, with the protein MRTKEETTLKPIVFIDTEIEPKSGKVLDIGGVKGDGGSFHSNSLVDFAKFLQGSDYVCGHNIIKHDLQYIRRALIAAGLEDPEIIDTLFLSPLLFPAKPYHKLVKDDKLQTEDTNNPLNDAIKVKDLFFDEIAAFQQADDGLKQIFYQLLREQKEFVSFFHFLGYQGDNIHLEKAIREKFHSQICANSDLARIIGDYPVELAYCLALIHTDNRYSITPPWVLKSYPAVERIMFLLRSSPCLTGCEYCDQALDVQQGLKRFFGFDHYRTYAGEPLQEQAVQAAVDNKSLLAVFPTGGGKSITFQVPALMSGVSTKGLTVVISPLQSLMKDQVDNLEKLNITDAVTINGLLDPIERAKALERVENGSASILYISPESLRSKTIERLLLGRNVVRFVIDEAHCFSSWGQDFRVDYLYIGDFIKYYQEMKSLGEGIPVSCFTATAKQKVIADIRDYFKEKLALELEVFSSNASRSNLHYEVFEKQDEEDKYNTLRNMIEEKNCPTIVYVSRTRKAEGLAQRLNQDGYVAGAYHGQMDKQEKSENQDAFMGGELQIMVATSAFGMGVDKKDVGLVIHYDISDSLENYVQEAGRAGRDERISAACCVLFNDDDLSKHFVMLNQTKLSIQEIQQVWKAVKDLTRSRKQVSQSTLEIARKAGWDDSIMDIGTRVTTAIAALENAGYLKRGQNSPKLYANSILARNAEEAIQKIDRSSRFSDKQKEQAARIIKKLISSKSKGRSGDEVAEARIDYISDHLGIVKEDVIRIVNLLREEKILADAKDLNAFIKKKDSRKNSLSILKTYGQIEKFLLTIIGDEEKIIHLKELNEQAEGADCAEVSPSKLKTILNLWAIKNWIKRQTTPHSKNHLAVLALFDRETLAAKLEKRNEIARFILDVLYDRSQADPAADESSREEVPVAFSVLELKDQYARRSTLFQTGATTAEIEDALFYLSRIEALKIEGGFMVVYNGLTIERLEQDNKKRYKLEDYQRLEEYYRNKVQQIHIVGEYARKMIRNYQEALQFVDDYFKLNYTSFLQRYFPGSRQDEIQRNITPAKFKQLFGELSPTQLKIIKDKESRIMVVAAGPGSGKTRILVHKLASLLLMEDVKHEQLLMVTFSRSAATEFKKRLLKLIGNAANYIEIKTFHSYCFDLLGRVGSLEKSGNVIQEAIKRIKNGQVEPGRITKTVLVIDEAQDMDAHEFALVKALMEENEGMRIIAVGDDDQNIFEFRGASSKYMESLITEHGAVLVELVENYRSKGNLVDFANQFLTRLPNRLKHTPIMAVKSDHGRIKRLCYGSRYLLMPLVEDLLAQGLTGSTCVLTKRNEEALQIAGLLMKKGRQAKLIQSNEGFNLYNLLEIRYFLSRLNLTEDVYIIRDDLWETAKRKLAERFRGSLNLESCLNLIKDFEAVNLKYKYKSDLEIFIRESALEDFSGENMETVFVSTIHKAKGREFDNVFLMLDHFDPGTQEAKRQLYVALTRARNNLTLYDNGNYLNFIKAEAMQVVVDSQTYLPPQELVMQLSHRDVQLDFFLYCRHLVKDLQSGEFLGVDGKGCYNTKGQAVLKFSRQFLQQIEGMRQKNYVPKTAKIRFIVYWKKENTEVEVRIVLPELYFEKKLP; encoded by the coding sequence GTGAGAACAAAGGAGGAAACGACCCTGAAACCCATCGTCTTTATCGATACAGAAATTGAACCGAAAAGTGGCAAAGTGCTGGACATCGGCGGTGTCAAGGGTGACGGCGGTTCCTTCCACTCCAATTCTCTGGTTGACTTCGCTAAGTTTCTTCAGGGGTCGGACTATGTTTGCGGCCATAATATAATCAAGCATGATTTGCAATACATTCGCCGGGCCCTCATTGCTGCCGGTCTTGAGGATCCGGAGATTATTGACACCCTGTTTCTTTCCCCGCTGCTTTTTCCGGCCAAACCTTATCATAAGCTGGTCAAGGACGATAAGCTGCAAACAGAAGACACCAACAATCCCCTGAATGACGCCATCAAGGTCAAAGACCTTTTCTTTGATGAGATTGCGGCTTTTCAGCAGGCGGATGACGGTTTAAAACAGATCTTTTATCAGCTCCTGAGAGAGCAAAAGGAGTTTGTCTCCTTCTTTCATTTCTTGGGCTATCAAGGAGACAATATCCATCTCGAAAAAGCAATTCGTGAAAAGTTTCATTCTCAAATCTGTGCCAACAGTGACCTGGCCCGGATAATCGGGGACTATCCCGTCGAACTGGCCTACTGTCTGGCCTTAATCCATACGGATAACCGCTATTCCATCACGCCGCCCTGGGTTTTGAAGAGCTATCCGGCAGTAGAACGGATTATGTTTTTATTGAGAAGCAGCCCCTGCCTGACCGGCTGTGAGTATTGCGATCAGGCCCTGGACGTTCAGCAAGGGCTGAAGCGTTTCTTTGGCTTTGATCATTATCGGACCTATGCCGGGGAACCTTTACAGGAGCAGGCCGTTCAAGCCGCGGTTGACAACAAATCTCTTTTAGCCGTCTTTCCTACCGGGGGCGGCAAGTCCATTACTTTTCAAGTGCCGGCCTTAATGAGCGGGGTCAGTACCAAGGGGCTGACCGTCGTCATTTCTCCTTTGCAGTCCTTGATGAAAGACCAGGTGGATAACCTGGAAAAACTGAATATCACAGATGCGGTGACGATTAACGGTTTGCTGGACCCCATCGAACGGGCCAAAGCTTTGGAGCGGGTGGAAAATGGTTCGGCCTCCATTCTGTATATCTCGCCGGAGTCTTTACGTTCCAAGACCATTGAACGCTTGCTGTTAGGCAGAAATGTGGTCCGTTTCGTCATCGACGAAGCCCACTGTTTTTCCTCCTGGGGCCAGGATTTCCGGGTGGACTATTTATATATCGGGGACTTTATCAAATATTATCAGGAAATGAAAAGCCTTGGGGAAGGGATTCCTGTTTCCTGTTTTACGGCCACAGCCAAGCAGAAGGTGATCGCGGACATCCGGGACTATTTTAAGGAAAAGTTAGCTCTGGAACTGGAAGTCTTCAGCTCCAATGCCTCCAGAAGCAATCTGCATTATGAGGTCTTCGAGAAGCAGGATGAGGAGGACAAGTACAATACTCTGAGAAACATGATTGAAGAAAAGAACTGTCCGACCATCGTCTATGTATCGCGGACCCGCAAAGCAGAGGGGTTGGCCCAGCGCTTAAACCAGGACGGTTATGTGGCCGGAGCCTACCATGGTCAGATGGACAAACAGGAGAAAAGCGAAAATCAGGATGCCTTTATGGGGGGAGAACTTCAGATCATGGTCGCCACCTCGGCTTTTGGCATGGGGGTGGATAAGAAAGATGTGGGCTTGGTCATCCATTACGACATCTCCGATTCTCTGGAGAATTACGTTCAGGAAGCGGGCAGGGCAGGACGGGACGAAAGAATTTCCGCCGCCTGTTGTGTGCTGTTTAATGACGATGACCTGAGCAAGCATTTTGTGATGCTGAACCAGACCAAGCTGAGTATACAGGAAATTCAGCAGGTCTGGAAAGCGGTGAAAGATCTCACCAGATCCCGGAAACAGGTGTCTCAATCCACCTTGGAAATTGCCCGCAAGGCCGGTTGGGATGACAGTATCATGGACATCGGCACCCGAGTGACCACGGCCATTGCCGCTTTGGAAAATGCCGGCTATCTGAAAAGGGGCCAGAATAGCCCGAAACTCTACGCCAACAGCATTCTGGCCCGAAATGCTGAAGAGGCTATTCAGAAGATTGACCGTTCCTCCCGTTTTAGTGATAAGCAAAAGGAACAGGCCGCACGGATTATCAAGAAACTGATCTCCAGTAAAAGCAAAGGACGCTCCGGGGATGAAGTGGCGGAAGCAAGGATCGATTATATCTCGGATCATTTGGGGATTGTGAAGGAGGACGTCATCCGGATTGTCAATCTTTTGCGGGAAGAAAAGATTTTAGCGGATGCTAAAGACCTGAATGCCTTTATTAAGAAAAAGGATAGCAGGAAGAATTCTTTGAGTATTCTGAAGACCTATGGGCAAATCGAAAAATTTCTCCTCACCATCATCGGCGATGAGGAAAAAATCATTCATCTCAAGGAGCTAAATGAGCAGGCGGAAGGGGCGGACTGTGCAGAGGTTTCGCCCAGTAAGCTCAAAACCATTCTCAATCTCTGGGCAATCAAAAACTGGATCAAGCGGCAGACAACGCCCCATTCTAAAAACCATCTGGCCGTCTTGGCGCTGTTTGACAGAGAGACCTTGGCGGCTAAGCTGGAAAAACGCAATGAGATTGCCCGCTTTATTTTGGATGTGCTTTATGATCGAAGCCAGGCAGACCCTGCTGCGGATGAAAGCAGCCGGGAGGAAGTGCCGGTAGCTTTTTCGGTTTTGGAACTGAAGGATCAATATGCCCGGCGCTCCACCCTTTTTCAGACCGGCGCGACGACGGCGGAGATTGAGGACGCCCTTTTCTATCTTTCCAGAATCGAAGCCCTGAAGATCGAGGGCGGCTTTATGGTGGTTTATAATGGGCTGACCATTGAACGTCTGGAGCAGGACAACAAAAAGCGCTACAAATTAGAGGACTACCAGAGGCTGGAGGAGTATTACCGGAATAAAGTCCAGCAAATCCATATTGTTGGCGAATATGCCCGGAAAATGATCAGGAACTATCAAGAGGCCCTCCAATTTGTGGACGATTATTTTAAGCTGAATTACACCTCCTTTCTGCAGCGGTATTTTCCGGGCAGCCGTCAGGACGAAATCCAACGCAATATTACCCCTGCCAAGTTCAAACAGCTCTTTGGCGAATTGTCCCCGACCCAACTGAAGATCATCAAGGATAAGGAATCCAGGATCATGGTCGTCGCCGCCGGACCGGGAAGCGGCAAGACGCGGATTCTGGTGCATAAGCTGGCCTCACTGCTGTTAATGGAAGATGTCAAGCACGAGCAATTGCTGATGGTGACCTTTTCCAGATCGGCGGCGACGGAATTTAAGAAGCGTTTGTTAAAGCTGATCGGCAATGCGGCCAACTATATTGAGATCAAGACCTTTCATTCCTATTGCTTTGACTTATTGGGCAGAGTCGGCTCCCTGGAAAAGTCGGGGAATGTCATTCAGGAAGCGATTAAGCGGATCAAGAACGGCCAGGTCGAACCGGGCCGGATCACGAAAACCGTCTTGGTGATTGATGAAGCCCAGGACATGGATGCCCATGAGTTTGCCTTAGTCAAGGCCTTGATGGAAGAGAACGAGGGGATGCGGATCATTGCCGTTGGCGATGACGACCAGAATATTTTTGAATTCAGGGGGGCCAGTTCTAAATATATGGAGAGCCTGATCACCGAACATGGGGCTGTGCTGGTTGAACTGGTGGAAAACTACAGGAGCAAGGGTAATCTCGTCGATTTTGCCAATCAGTTTTTAACGCGCCTGCCCAACCGCTTAAAGCACACGCCGATTATGGCCGTTAAGAGTGACCACGGCAGGATTAAGCGGCTCTGCTATGGCAGCCGGTATTTGCTGATGCCCTTAGTCGAGGACCTCCTGGCCCAGGGGCTGACCGGCAGCACCTGTGTTTTGACGAAAAGGAATGAAGAAGCGTTACAGATTGCCGGACTGCTTATGAAGAAAGGCAGGCAGGCTAAGCTGATCCAGTCCAATGAGGGGTTTAACCTCTATAACCTGCTGGAAATCCGCTATTTCCTCAGCCGCCTGAATTTGACGGAGGATGTGTATATCATCCGTGATGATCTTTGGGAAACTGCCAAGAGGAAACTGGCGGAGCGGTTTAGGGGCAGCTTGAATTTGGAGAGTTGTCTGAATTTGATTAAGGATTTTGAGGCGGTGAATCTCAAGTATAAGTACAAATCGGACCTGGAGATCTTTATCCGCGAGTCCGCGCTGGAGGATTTTAGCGGCGAAAATATGGAAACGGTCTTTGTGTCCACTATTCATAAGGCCAAAGGCCGTGAGTTTGACAATGTCTTTCTGATGCTGGACCACTTTGACCCGGGAACCCAGGAGGCCAAACGCCAGCTTTATGTAGCTCTGACCAGGGCCAGGAATAATTTGACCCTTTATGATAACGGGAACTATTTGAATTTTATCAAAGCTGAGGCTATGCAAGTGGTTGTTGATTCTCAAACCTATCTTCCGCCTCAGGAATTGGTGATGCAATTATCCCATCGGGACGTTCAGTTGGATTTTTTTCTCTACTGCCGGCATCTGGTTAAGGATCTGCAGAGCGGGGAATTCCTCGGTGTTGACGGGAAGGGCTGCTATAATACCAAAGGCCAGGCAGTTCTCAAATTCTCCCGGCAATTTTTACAGCAAATCGAGGGGATGAGGCAGAAGAATTATGTGCCGAAAACCGCCAAGATACGGTTTATTGTCTACTGGAAGAAAGAAAACACTGAGGTTGAGGTGAGAATTGTTTTACCGGAGCTTTACTTTGAGAAGAAGTTGCCGTGA
- a CDS encoding nucleotidyltransferase family protein gives MSEQNHQISELESIMVQNNLFKKFKLSKLGVFGSMARGEMSNDIDILIEDNVDYRSLSVFRDELKKLTNKHIDIVIERYANPIVLHRARKEIIYVTEP, from the coding sequence ATGTCTGAGCAAAATCATCAAATATCTGAATTAGAAAGTATTATGGTTCAAAATAATCTATTTAAGAAATTCAAATTGAGCAAATTAGGAGTATTCGGTTCTATGGCAAGAGGAGAAATGTCTAATGACATAGATATCCTCATTGAAGACAATGTTGATTACCGATCACTGTCAGTGTTTAGAGATGAGCTCAAGAAACTTACAAATAAGCACATAGATATTGTAATTGAAAGGTATGCCAATCCCATCGTGCTGCATAGAGCAAGAAAGGAGATTATCTATGTTACCGAGCCTTAA
- a CDS encoding response regulator transcription factor yields MESYRILIADDEDDIRDLLEIYLKSEGFEVATAVDGYDALQILEARDFDLIILDIMMPRLDGIQTCIKIRQAKGIPIIMLSAKSEDMDKILGLNTGADDYVTKPFNPLEVVARVKSQLRRYTRLNDYMPKSQDEIIIGGLLINTASHQVKVDGKDIKLTPTEFSILEVLARNKGRVLSIENIYEDVWKEPFYESENTVAVHIRNIREKIEINPKEPRYVKVVWGVGYKIDHNP; encoded by the coding sequence ATGGAGAGTTACAGGATACTTATAGCCGATGACGAAGATGATATCCGGGACTTACTGGAGATCTATCTGAAAAGCGAAGGCTTTGAAGTCGCCACAGCTGTTGACGGTTATGATGCCTTACAAATACTTGAAGCACGTGATTTTGATTTGATCATTCTGGATATCATGATGCCGAGACTGGATGGCATACAAACCTGCATCAAAATCAGACAAGCTAAAGGCATCCCCATTATCATGTTATCCGCCAAAAGTGAGGACATGGATAAAATCCTGGGCTTAAACACAGGTGCCGACGACTACGTCACCAAGCCCTTTAATCCTTTGGAGGTAGTGGCCCGAGTGAAATCCCAGCTGAGACGCTATACCCGGCTCAATGATTATATGCCCAAATCCCAGGATGAAATTATCATCGGAGGGCTGCTGATTAATACCGCCAGCCACCAAGTCAAAGTGGACGGCAAGGATATCAAGCTGACGCCAACGGAATTTTCCATCCTGGAGGTGCTGGCCCGGAACAAAGGCAGGGTCTTAAGCATTGAAAACATCTATGAAGACGTTTGGAAGGAACCTTTCTACGAATCGGAAAACACGGTTGCCGTTCATATCCGCAATATCAGAGAAAAAATCGAAATTAATCCGAAAGAACCACGCTACGTTAAGGTCGTTTGGGGGGTAGGCTATAAAATTGATCACAATCCGTAA
- a CDS encoding HepT-like ribonuclease domain-containing protein, which translates to MLPSLKNDLMYLLNILECIEKIILYSADCAGAEDFFEKNEQMNFNATLNLLTNIGENVGKISKELKQIYSDVDWSLIKSFRNRVVHDYINIDTFMVFDIITNDLKMLRGTIMNIVGIELDKGSFDTEEYEVAKKSFYYRHIKFN; encoded by the coding sequence ATGTTACCGAGCCTTAAGAACGACCTCATGTATCTGCTCAATATACTTGAATGTATTGAGAAAATCATACTGTATTCCGCAGATTGTGCCGGTGCTGAAGACTTCTTCGAAAAGAACGAACAGATGAATTTCAACGCCACTTTGAATCTTTTGACAAACATCGGTGAGAATGTTGGAAAAATCAGCAAAGAGCTTAAACAGATATATTCGGATGTAGATTGGTCGTTGATAAAAAGCTTCAGGAATCGGGTAGTGCATGACTATATTAATATTGATACTTTTATGGTGTTTGATATCATCACAAATGATCTCAAAATGCTTAGAGGTACGATTATGAATATTGTGGGGATAGAACTGGATAAGGGTAGTTTCGATACAGAGGAATACGAGGTCGCTAAGAAGAGTTTCTATTATCGGCATATTAAGTTTAATTAA
- a CDS encoding UbiA prenyltransferase family protein yields the protein MLTVKIKMILKAMRVHHYLKNLLIFLPLLFSGNLFHGTMLLNTMVGFIAFSLAASAIYIINDLRDVESDRLHELKSKRPIASGNVSLGTAKALTFILVILSLLFNYLACGTKAFGWIILITYVFLNILYSLGLKNIPLLDIIILVSGFLLRVVYGSALTAVIISNWLYLTVISLSFYLALGKRRNEIKNHGNIRKVSQYYNQNFLDRNMYVCLGLTIAFYALWCVDPVTMAMHSTNNMIWTVMPVLIICMKYSLQVEGDSQGDPVDVLLGDKTLIGLVISYALLMFIIIYYPSLHLPAAMIFLM from the coding sequence ATGCTAACTGTAAAAATCAAAATGATTTTAAAAGCCATGCGGGTCCATCACTATCTGAAAAACCTGTTAATATTTTTACCTTTGCTCTTCAGCGGAAACCTGTTCCATGGGACAATGCTTCTCAATACTATGGTTGGCTTTATCGCTTTCAGCCTGGCGGCATCGGCTATCTATATTATCAACGACCTTCGTGATGTGGAAAGCGATAGGCTGCATGAGCTTAAATCAAAAAGGCCGATTGCTTCCGGCAATGTTTCCCTAGGGACGGCGAAAGCATTGACCTTTATTCTGGTCATCCTATCCTTGCTTTTTAACTACCTGGCCTGCGGGACTAAGGCCTTCGGCTGGATCATCCTTATAACCTATGTCTTCCTCAATATACTGTACAGCCTAGGACTGAAAAACATTCCTCTCCTGGATATTATAATTTTAGTCTCCGGCTTTTTGTTAAGGGTTGTCTATGGTTCCGCCCTTACTGCGGTGATCATATCAAATTGGCTCTATTTAACCGTTATTTCCTTGTCCTTCTATCTGGCCCTGGGAAAACGGAGAAATGAAATCAAAAACCATGGTAATATCCGCAAAGTATCTCAGTACTACAATCAAAATTTTCTTGATCGGAATATGTATGTCTGTTTAGGCTTAACCATCGCTTTTTACGCCCTGTGGTGTGTCGACCCGGTGACTATGGCCATGCATTCCACAAATAATATGATCTGGACCGTCATGCCGGTTCTGATCATTTGCATGAAATACAGCCTGCAAGTGGAAGGAGATTCCCAGGGTGATCCCGTTGATGTCCTGCTTGGGGACAAAACCTTGATCGGCCTCGTGATTTCCTACGCCCTCCTGATGTTTATCATTATCTATTATCCTTCCCTTCATCTGCCGGCAGCTATGATTTTTTTAATGTAA
- a CDS encoding haloacid dehalogenase-like hydrolase: MNVYDFDKTIYDGDSTLDFYVYCLKKHPRTACYLPSQLASALLYGLGVHSKVRFKEIFYSFLRSLQDIDGIIAGFWASHAGKIKDWYLKQRADSDVVISASPEFLLKPLGEKLGITILASKVNKATGLYEGDNCYGTAKVQRLQDEIKDWAIDEFYSDSLSDAPLALLAERSFLVEGDELIPWSDYQPAGFKKAKGLLFSKELIGFLIIGTLNALHGVLFAYLFSLLFNVNTAFIAGYLLSLSLSYLLNSCLTFKEALSWPKYIKFCFSYLPNFLIQNLIVLIFFNFCGLPKVLVYFLAAIIGVPITFILIRKFAFRSNIAAS; this comes from the coding sequence ATGAATGTTTATGACTTCGATAAGACCATTTACGACGGCGACAGTACCCTGGATTTCTATGTCTATTGCTTAAAAAAACACCCAAGAACCGCCTGTTATCTCCCCTCTCAGTTGGCTTCAGCCCTGTTATATGGATTGGGCGTGCACAGCAAAGTGCGCTTTAAGGAAATCTTTTATTCCTTTCTCCGGTCTCTGCAGGACATTGACGGAATCATCGCTGGATTTTGGGCCTCTCATGCCGGTAAAATCAAGGATTGGTACCTGAAGCAGAGAGCTGACAGTGATGTGGTCATCTCCGCGTCACCGGAGTTTTTACTTAAGCCCCTTGGCGAAAAACTGGGGATAACTATTCTGGCCTCAAAGGTCAATAAAGCCACCGGTCTTTATGAAGGGGATAATTGTTACGGGACAGCGAAAGTCCAACGTCTGCAGGATGAAATCAAGGATTGGGCAATTGATGAATTTTATTCAGATTCCCTCTCCGATGCCCCCCTGGCCCTGCTGGCGGAGCGGAGCTTTCTTGTTGAGGGTGATGAGCTTATCCCCTGGTCGGACTATCAGCCAGCGGGGTTCAAGAAAGCCAAGGGGTTATTGTTCAGCAAAGAGTTGATTGGCTTTCTGATCATCGGTACCCTCAATGCCCTCCACGGGGTCTTATTCGCTTACTTGTTTTCCCTGCTCTTTAATGTCAATACCGCTTTTATTGCCGGCTATTTGCTGAGCCTCAGCCTATCCTATCTGCTGAACAGCTGCCTGACATTTAAAGAAGCCCTGTCCTGGCCTAAATATATTAAATTCTGTTTTTCCTACCTGCCGAATTTTTTAATTCAAAACCTGATTGTGCTGATCTTTTTTAACTTCTGCGGTCTGCCTAAAGTCCTTGTTTATTTCCTTGCCGCCATCATCGGGGTTCCCATAACCTTTATTCTAATCAGGAAATTTGCTTTCAGATCGAATATAGCAGCCTCTTAA
- a CDS encoding sensor histidine kinase, with product MITIRKIDPAGIVRRLIICLGLALAAYGTVYTAYNYVYDWSTKATIASALVFVISLIVTSNLKSTIRKGILGLIISSIVYLAEYYLTFDLWTSLGTAVSIFLIIMAFTGRYKKFEHSILTSCLVIKGICQRSVGMELFVFNLLSLLGGAVIFCILVYTWPYYLILAGILGVISFLIINSLLVRNKLNYFKEITDGIAEISKGNLDYRVTVKGEDEFRTLAQSINHMSEQLINKIEDERRAERTKNELITNVSHDLKTPLTTIIGYLTLLNDKKYESQDILAEYVGKAYTKSLKLKKLIEDLFEYTKLSNGIIQANKLTIDLIALLEQQMGEISVLAKQNSLSFVKRFSHPSIMVNVDSDLIARVFENVFSNAIKYSYKDLPGEILVTVTKETNHVQISVENQGNTIPTELLPLLFDRFFRADQSRNSRTSGSGLGLAIAKSIIDLHDGEIYAESEANKIRVCLVLFIA from the coding sequence TTGATCACAATCCGTAAAATTGACCCTGCCGGGATTGTAAGACGGTTGATTATCTGTCTGGGTTTAGCCCTTGCAGCTTATGGAACGGTGTATACAGCCTACAATTATGTATATGATTGGTCTACTAAAGCAACCATTGCCTCCGCGCTTGTTTTCGTTATCTCTTTGATTGTTACAAGCAACTTGAAATCAACCATTCGGAAAGGAATCCTCGGACTTATCATTTCCAGTATTGTCTATCTTGCTGAATACTATCTGACCTTTGACTTATGGACGTCCTTAGGTACAGCCGTCTCCATCTTTCTGATAATTATGGCCTTTACCGGCAGATACAAAAAGTTTGAACATTCTATCCTGACATCCTGTCTGGTAATTAAAGGGATCTGCCAGCGCAGTGTCGGTATGGAACTTTTTGTCTTTAATTTATTAAGCCTCCTGGGAGGAGCTGTCATATTCTGCATTCTTGTTTATACTTGGCCCTACTATCTGATACTGGCGGGTATCCTTGGTGTTATCTCCTTCCTGATCATCAATAGTCTGCTTGTCAGAAACAAGCTGAACTATTTCAAGGAAATTACCGACGGAATCGCGGAAATATCCAAAGGCAATCTCGATTACCGGGTCACGGTCAAAGGCGAGGATGAATTCAGAACCCTCGCTCAAAGCATAAACCATATGTCCGAACAATTAATTAACAAGATTGAAGATGAAAGGCGGGCCGAACGGACTAAAAATGAACTGATCACCAATGTCTCCCATGATTTGAAGACTCCGCTCACCACCATCATCGGCTATCTTACTCTGCTTAACGACAAAAAATATGAAAGCCAGGACATCCTGGCTGAATACGTGGGCAAAGCTTACACTAAGTCGTTGAAACTAAAAAAACTCATTGAGGATTTATTTGAGTACACCAAACTCTCCAATGGCATTATTCAAGCCAACAAATTAACCATTGATCTCATTGCGCTGCTGGAGCAGCAAATGGGCGAAATCTCTGTCCTGGCCAAGCAAAATAGCCTGAGTTTTGTCAAAAGGTTTTCTCACCCCAGTATCATGGTCAATGTGGACTCAGATTTGATCGCCAGAGTATTCGAAAACGTTTTTTCCAATGCCATCAAATACAGCTATAAGGATTTGCCTGGGGAAATCCTTGTCACTGTCACTAAGGAAACAAATCACGTCCAGATCAGCGTAGAAAATCAAGGCAATACCATCCCCACCGAACTTCTTCCCCTTTTGTTCGATCGGTTTTTCCGAGCTGATCAGTCCAGAAATTCAAGGACATCCGGCTCAGGACTGGGCCTGGCCATCGCTAAAAGTATTATCGATCTTCATGACGGTGAAATCTATGCTGAATCAGAAGCCAATAAAATAAGAGTCTGCCTTGTTTTATTTATTGCGTAA